TGCGTCGTGTGCACCAGCGGTACGCCGGCACCCGCCCGCTTGGCCGCATTGCCGGTGACCGACAACGCGCCCAGCGTCATCCCATGGAAGGCGTTGGTGAAGCTGACGATCGTCTCGCGGCCGGTGATCTTGCGAGCAAGCTTGAGCGCAGCCTCGACGGCGTTGGCGCCGGTCGGGCCGGGGAACTGGACCTTGTAGTCCAGGCCGCGCGGCGTGAAGAGGGTGTCGCGCAGTGTCTCCAGCAGTTCCCGTTTGGCCGCCGTCGACATGTCCAGGCCGTGCGTGATGCCGTCACTGGCGATGTAGTCCAGCAGCGAGTGCTTGAGCACCTCGTTGTTGTGGCCGTAGTTCAGTGCACCGGCGCCTGCGAAGAAGTCGAGGTAGTCCCTGCCTTCCTCGTCACGTAGCCAGCTGCCTTTCGCGGTGGTGAACACGGTGGGCCAGGCGCGGCAGTAACCGCGCACGTTCGATTCAAGACTCTCGAAAATGGTGGTATCGGCGTTGATCATCGGGGATTCTCCTCGGTGGTGCGGACGGCCGGTTCGATGCGGTACAGATCTTCGGGTGCATGGCTGTCGGGAAAGACGCCTGCATCGAACAAGGGCCGCTTGGTGATGGCGGCGTCTCTGGTCCGGGCCACCGACGTGAACATTGCGATCGACGCGAGATTGTCCGGCGAGATCGTCGTCTCCAGTACCGAAACTCCTTGGGCTGCAACACTATTCAGCAAAACGTGCAGTAGCTCGGCCCCGGTGCCGCGGCCGCGCTGTGATCGCTCGACCGCGATCTGCCAGACGAAGACGGTGTCCGGTGCCTGTGGGCGGACGAATCCGATCACGTATCCAACGATACGACCGTTGAGCTCGGCGACCACGGAGGTGCTCGCGAAATCGCGGCACCAGAGCAGGTACGCGTAGCTCGAATTGGCGTCGAGCACCGCTGAGTCCTTCGCGATGCGCCACATCTGGGCGCCGTCGCCGAGGCGGGGGGTGCGCAGGACCACGGCCGGTCCGGTGTTCCGGATCGTAGTGGACCCCAGCGCGGCCGCCGCGTTTTCAACGCGCGATCGCTCGATCTCCGCTGGGGACAGGATTGGCGGTGACATACAACTCCCTCGTCGGGTCAGCAGTACATATCCAGGCTTGCGAAGCAACGTTGAGGTGAAGTGGTCGACTTGTTTACGGTTGTGTTACAGCTCTGTGTCGTCGATCCGGGGCAGCCGCACGACGAAGCGCGCGCCTCCTCCCGTCCGCCCGGCGCATTCGACCCGGCCGCGATGCGTGGCGATGGTCTCGGCGACCAGCGCCAGGCCGATGCCGGTTCCGGTGGCCGACCGTCGGCCGGTGCGGGCGGTCGCGAAACGTTCGAAGATCCGCTTTCGGTCCGCAGTCGGCACTCCGGGACCCGCGTCGTCGACGATGATCACCGCGTCGGTACCGTCGCGGCTTGCGGTGACCGCCACCACGCCGCCGCCGTGCCGGTCCGCGTTGTGCAACAAGTTGGCCACCGCGCGTTCCAGCTCCAGCTTGCGACCGCGCACGATGACGTCGTGGGTCACTGTGAGCAGTTCCGCCGGATAGCGGCGATCGGCCAGCGTATGGGTCAGTAGGTCGCGCACAGACAGTGGCTCGGCGTCGCCGTGGTGCATTCCTGCCTCGACGCGGGCAAGGGCGAGCAGGTCGTCCAGCAGCCTGCGCAGATGATCGACCTCGTCGGTGACCAGGCCGAGCGCGCGCCGAGAGCGTTCGGGCAGATCGTCGCGGTGCCGGTTGAGCACGTCGACGCTGGCCATCAACGTGGTCAGTGGCGTGCGCAGCTCGTGGCTGACATCGCCGAAGAGCCGGTGTTCACGCTCGATACGACGCTGCAGCGAGTCCACCATCGTGTTGAACGACTCGACGGTGATCGCCAAGTCGTGGTCCGGGGTAGTGGACAGCCGCAGGTCCAAATCGCCGGAGGCGATCCGGGCCGCCGTCCCGGCGAGCTGGTGCAGCGGGGTCAGCACGCGTCTGCTCGCCCACCATCCCACGGCCGCGCCGATCAGGGTGACCACGATGGCACAGCCGATCAGCACATTGCGCAGCAGATCCAGATCGGAATTGAGATCGCCGGACTGCTCGGTGCTCGTATGCGGCCGCTGCGCTTCCAGGTAGCTGCGACTGATGAGGAATACCGAAACGACCAGGACGAGCGACATCAGCGCGGCGATCGTCGCGAACGCGGCGGTCACCCGGCCGCGCATGCTCCAGGCGTTCGGGCTCCAGTGCTTCGGGTTCAGAGAGCGCTCAGCGCCGAACATCGAGTCGGTAGCCGAGCCCGCGCACCGTCACCACGATGCGCGGATCGGACGGATCCCGTTCGATCTTGGTGCGCAGCCTGCGCATATGGACGTCCACAATGCGCTCGTCACCGAAGAATCCGCGATCCCACACCCGCTCGAGCAGGACTGTGCGGCTGAGCACCCGGCCCGGCGCCTCCGCCAGCTCGCACAGCAACCGGAACTCGGTGAGCGTGAGCCGGATCTCCTCGTCGCCGCGACGGACCACGCCGCTGTCCTGCGCGAGCACCAACGGCGCTGTGTCGTCGGCGTCGAGAATCATCTCCTGCGGCGTCTCGCGCTCGGCGGTGAGCCGTGCGCGACGACGCACCGCACGCATACGGGCGGTGATCTCCTTGATCTCGAACGGCTTGGTGACGAAATCGTCGGCGCCCGCCTCCAGCGCGGCCACCACGTCGTGAGTGTCGTCGCGGGCGCTGACCACGATGATCGGCACGTCGTGGTCGCGGCGGATCTCCCGGATACATTCGAATCCGTCCATACCACCGAGCATCAGGTCCACGATCATCACATCGGGGGCGCCGTTGCTGCGCAGATGGGTGAGCGCGTCCTCGGCTTCCCCCGCCTCGTCGACGTCGTAGCCCTCGTCTTCCATGGCGAGTCGTAATGCGCCACGGACCCGGTCGTCGTCTTCCACGATCATCAGGTTTGCGCCCAAGACCTTATCCCTTGCAGACACGCGGATCCGCGTCACGATGCGGAGAATCGCAACCCCATACCGACGCGAAAACCCGCTTTCGAGCAACCTTGCCTGATTACGTTTACCCGAAGATACCGTCCCGTAAACGTTCGGCAGCCCACGAGCAGGCGCGCTCATCCTCCGCCGACCGGGACACCAACGGCCGATGGAGCGGTGATCGGGCCGAAGACGGTCGGTCGTGACCCGCCGTTCGGTGTCTGTTCGGCCTGCCGTGCCGCTAGCCGAATCGATGTCGCCAGAACCTTTCTGCCCGTGCGAACCATAGTTCGGCGGCAGCGCAGAGCGCTGGGCCGAGGCCGACATTGCCCCGGCCTCGCTCTCCGCGGAGTCGAGGTCGATTCGCGTGGCACCGGTGACCGGGCTCACGCTGTCGCACAGGCCGGGGTGGGCTCTCCGACGCCGAATACCGCCGGAGCGATCATCGCGCACTCGGCGGCGAGTTGAGGGCAACCACGGACGGGAACCGCGAGAACACCTGAGTTCCGCCGGAGAACCGAGCAGCAGATCTCTCGGTCGTTGGTAGCCTGATCCCGGAGGTGGCGGATCCACCTGGTCCGAGCGCGGGCGACCGCGCTCAGGGTGATAGATGGCCAGAAGTGGGGACGCTGCGACCGGTTGGGCCGAGCGGCGTCGGTGCCCGTGACCAGCAGGCTGATCCCGATCAGGGATGTCACCGGTCGGGCTGCTCGAGCCGATTGAAATTGCTCGGCGTCCCATCGGGCCGCTGTTCCTGGTAGCGAAAATGCAATCGCCGCGCGTCGAACGTGGCGAACCATTCGTCCCAGTCCACGGTGCGCAGCACGGCGCCACCGTACCCGGGAAAATCGAAGCGAAGCACACCGAGCCGCCCGTCGTACTCGCTACCGGGCAAGGTCGCGGGGCGGGCTCCGCGTTGCTCCGCCCAGCGCCGGATCACCTCATGACTCGTCGTGGTGCGGGTGTCGTTCATGCGCTCCGTCCGCTGCACGGGGGGAGGGATTTCCGTTGCATGTCTCGGCGACCTCGAACTGCCCGACCCGGGGTTTCGGGTGCCTGGTCGTCGCTGCTCGTTCATGACGAACTCCTCGAGCCGTAGGCATC
The DNA window shown above is from Nocardia sp. NBC_01730 and carries:
- a CDS encoding HAMP domain-containing sensor histidine kinase; the encoded protein is MTAAFATIAALMSLVLVVSVFLISRSYLEAQRPHTSTEQSGDLNSDLDLLRNVLIGCAIVVTLIGAAVGWWASRRVLTPLHQLAGTAARIASGDLDLRLSTTPDHDLAITVESFNTMVDSLQRRIEREHRLFGDVSHELRTPLTTLMASVDVLNRHRDDLPERSRRALGLVTDEVDHLRRLLDDLLALARVEAGMHHGDAEPLSVRDLLTHTLADRRYPAELLTVTHDVIVRGRKLELERAVANLLHNADRHGGGVVAVTASRDGTDAVIIVDDAGPGVPTADRKRIFERFATARTGRRSATGTGIGLALVAETIATHRGRVECAGRTGGGARFVVRLPRIDDTEL
- the ectA gene encoding diaminobutyrate acetyltransferase: MWRIAKDSAVLDANSSYAYLLWCRDFASTSVVAELNGRIVGYVIGFVRPQAPDTVFVWQIAVERSQRGRGTGAELLHVLLNSVAAQGVSVLETTISPDNLASIAMFTSVARTRDAAITKRPLFDAGVFPDSHAPEDLYRIEPAVRTTEENPR
- a CDS encoding response regulator transcription factor — translated: MGANLMIVEDDDRVRGALRLAMEDEGYDVDEAGEAEDALTHLRSNGAPDVMIVDLMLGGMDGFECIREIRRDHDVPIIVVSARDDTHDVVAALEAGADDFVTKPFEIKEITARMRAVRRRARLTAERETPQEMILDADDTAPLVLAQDSGVVRRGDEEIRLTLTEFRLLCELAEAPGRVLSRTVLLERVWDRGFFGDERIVDVHMRRLRTKIERDPSDPRIVVTVRGLGYRLDVRR